A window of the Aquimarina spinulae genome harbors these coding sequences:
- a CDS encoding gliding motility-associated C-terminal domain-containing protein encodes MLTNPGLDVAGVDCTIDNGAFDVAPDGWGKIYTPDRSTETQRTWYIINAPRPASPGGGCYFGFRMFGATQEGIKQNVTLVGGVQYSFSFDYLIESRPGLPPCAPQTEIKLDGTVVATVPISSVENVWERPVVTFIAPTSGSFSFEFVAKGTCQNTWNFVDDLVLEVTDPDTDGDGNPNVSDPNPLVATAVDDNVAAMVGGSVSIDILANDDYLNNNDPNNLGTTSITQIGGSAGGTVAFDASTGEMTYTPIAGEAGSSVTIIYQVCNDESGVLVCDDAIVTIVVADNITANDDTVTINSDTGGNSINVVNDNDILNGNGVALGVDVTITTVADPNPGDGVSFDPSTGEVTVVSNTPPGDYIITYTLCSIATPLVCDDAIITITVVPAPNGTITGHLYSDLNDNSTQDIGEPDLEGVDVNIIDVNGVEQTVTTDVNGDYIANVPVGATIVDINNTTLPLGSLQTEGTDPTTVNVIGTGITVEENNGFVIIADVDDEIDVYTGISPNGDGINDQFRIVGLDNFPNNTLQIFNRWGVKIFEENGYEQSGAKFFEGISEGRATMGKNKELPVGTYFYVLEYENASGINMSKAGYLYINR; translated from the coding sequence TTGTTAACAAATCCAGGGTTAGATGTTGCAGGAGTCGATTGTACAATAGACAACGGGGCGTTTGATGTAGCACCTGATGGTTGGGGTAAAATATATACTCCTGATAGATCTACAGAGACTCAAAGAACCTGGTATATTATTAATGCTCCAAGGCCAGCTTCTCCTGGTGGGGGGTGTTATTTTGGGTTTAGGATGTTTGGTGCTACTCAAGAAGGGATAAAACAAAATGTTACTTTGGTAGGAGGGGTACAATATTCATTTTCGTTTGATTATCTTATAGAAAGCCGGCCAGGTTTACCGCCTTGTGCACCTCAAACAGAGATTAAGTTAGATGGTACAGTTGTAGCTACTGTTCCGATATCAAGTGTAGAAAATGTTTGGGAAAGACCTGTAGTAACATTTATTGCTCCAACAAGTGGTTCGTTTTCATTCGAATTTGTAGCAAAAGGAACTTGCCAAAACACATGGAATTTTGTAGATGATTTGGTTTTAGAAGTTACCGACCCCGATACCGATGGCGATGGTAATCCAAATGTAAGTGACCCTAATCCTTTGGTAGCAACAGCTGTTGATGATAATGTAGCCGCAATGGTTGGAGGAAGCGTAAGTATTGATATTTTGGCGAATGATGATTATTTGAATAATAATGATCCCAATAATTTGGGTACAACCAGTATTACTCAGATAGGTGGTTCTGCCGGTGGTACAGTTGCGTTTGATGCATCTACAGGAGAGATGACATATACCCCAATAGCAGGAGAAGCAGGAAGTTCTGTTACAATTATTTATCAAGTATGTAATGATGAGAGTGGTGTATTGGTTTGCGATGATGCTATAGTAACAATCGTAGTGGCAGATAATATAACAGCAAATGATGATACAGTGACTATTAATAGTGATACAGGTGGTAATTCTATCAATGTTGTTAACGATAATGATATTTTAAATGGAAATGGAGTTGCATTGGGGGTTGATGTTACGATAACTACAGTCGCAGATCCCAATCCGGGAGATGGTGTTAGTTTCGATCCAAGTACAGGCGAGGTTACAGTTGTATCCAATACTCCACCAGGTGATTATATCATAACCTATACGCTATGTAGCATCGCGACTCCATTAGTTTGTGATGATGCAATTATTACAATTACAGTAGTACCTGCACCAAATGGTACTATAACAGGGCATTTGTATAGTGACTTAAACGATAATAGCACACAAGATATTGGTGAACCAGACTTAGAAGGAGTAGATGTTAATATTATCGATGTTAATGGGGTAGAGCAAACTGTGACTACAGACGTAAATGGAGACTATATTGCAAATGTTCCTGTAGGAGCAACTATAGTAGATATCAACAATACGACACTTCCGTTAGGAAGCTTACAAACCGAAGGAACTGATCCAACAACAGTAAATGTAATAGGAACCGGAATAACGGTAGAAGAAAATAATGGATTTGTGATAATTGCTGATGTTGATGATGAAATCGATGTATATACAGGGATTTCTCCGAATGGAGATGGTATTAATGATCAGTTTAGAATCGTAGGATTAGATAATTTTCCGAATAATACATTACAAATATTCAATCGTTGGGGAGTTAAGATATTTGAAGAGAACGGATATGAACAATCTGGGGCTAAATTCTTTGAAGGAATTAGTGAAGGAAGAGCTACAATGGGTAAGAATAAAGAATTGCCTGTAGGGACTTATTTTTATGTTTTAGAATATGAAAACGCTAGTGGAATCAACATGTCCAAAGCTGGTTACTTGTATATAAATAGATAA
- a CDS encoding type IX secretion system membrane protein PorP/SprF, with amino-acid sequence MNTSSIMFMLVVLGFATTSICAQQDAQYTQYMYNTISVNPAYAGSRGVLSIMGLHRSQWVGLDGAPRTQTLTLNTPIGGNERLGLGLSIVNDEIGPTDETYFDIDFSYSIPTSDEGKLSFGLKAGGHLLNVDFQKLSQFNSNDALFENNIDNKFSPNVGVGVYYHTNRFYVGLSAPNLLETNHFDESTTSSNSTAVSFLAEERINYYLIAGHVFDLTDDIKFKPAVLSKLVFGAPLQVDVSANFLLYNRLTLGAAYRWSAAVSGMVGFQISDSMMIGFAYDRETTELGQSQFNDGSYEVMLRFELFKKYNRMLTPRFF; translated from the coding sequence ATGAATACATCGTCAATAATGTTTATGCTTGTAGTTTTAGGTTTTGCTACAACTTCTATTTGCGCACAACAAGATGCCCAATATACCCAATACATGTACAATACGATAAGTGTTAATCCTGCCTATGCTGGTAGTCGTGGAGTATTAAGTATTATGGGACTGCATCGTAGTCAATGGGTTGGCTTAGATGGTGCGCCTCGTACTCAAACCCTTACTCTTAATACTCCGATAGGAGGTAATGAACGCCTTGGTTTAGGTCTATCTATTGTTAATGATGAGATAGGTCCTACCGATGAAACATATTTTGATATTGATTTTTCCTATTCTATTCCTACTTCGGATGAAGGAAAACTAAGTTTTGGATTAAAAGCAGGCGGTCATTTGTTAAATGTAGATTTTCAAAAACTATCTCAGTTTAATAGTAATGATGCTTTGTTTGAAAACAATATTGATAATAAGTTTAGCCCTAATGTTGGCGTTGGAGTCTATTATCATACCAATCGTTTTTATGTGGGATTAAGTGCTCCTAATCTATTAGAAACAAATCATTTTGATGAAAGTACAACAAGTAGTAATAGTACAGCAGTGAGTTTTTTGGCAGAAGAACGTATCAACTATTATTTAATAGCAGGTCATGTTTTTGATTTGACCGATGATATAAAATTTAAACCTGCCGTTTTAAGCAAACTAGTGTTTGGAGCACCATTACAAGTAGACGTTTCTGCAAACTTTTTGTTATATAACCGCTTAACTTTAGGAGCAGCATATCGTTGGAGTGCAGCAGTCAGTGGTATGGTAGGCTTCCAGATATCAGACTCGATGATGATTGGATTTGCTTATGATCGAGAAACAACAGAGTTAGGACAATCACAATTTAATGATGGAAGTTATGAAGTGATGCTACGATTCGAACTTTTCAAAAAATATAATAGAATGCTAACACCGCGTTTCTTTTAA
- a CDS encoding OmpA family protein, translating to MGKYLLKSLLIFMLLFFGNNTLLSQEKKLKKAKEQYDKYQYIDAQETYLKVARKGYKSADLFMNLGDSYYFNSQFEEALKWYEELVNSYPDQVQPEYYFRYAQTLKTVERYEDSDTYMQKFAAANGNDLRAKLFLDGSDYLKRIDFQSGRFEIENASVNSSFVEFGTAFYGKNIVFSSSRDTLTFKKTIHQWNGEAFLNLFEATYDSVNSNFSKIKRFDRKINSKFHESTPVFTKDTRTIYFTRNNFEEGKLGRDQRGTNKLKIYRSYKNPEGGWTTPQNLPFNSDEYSVAHPTLSSDEKTLYFSSDMPGGKGLSDLYEVAINGDGSFGEPKNLGDRINTEGKETFPFIGADNELYFSSDGHMGLGGLDVYVTKVNPQTDKEKLVVNVGRPINGPKDDFAFIIDENIKKGYFSSNREGGKGSDDIYSFVELEDLKDFCETTIAGLVSDKDTNELLPGTKVSLYDSNNDLIQSFVVGDEATYSQLVECESSYFVRAEKEEYNTLEKLVNTSDKSQTMDTPLALEKKIKTADVGDDLTKILALKPIYFNFNGYTIRSDAKIELAKVIEVMNQYANMKLEIRAHTDSHGEDQYNLYLSEKRAEATVNYMIDNGISADRLIGKGYGETQLVNDCGNESNCEKDKHQLNRRSEFIIIK from the coding sequence ATGGGGAAATATTTACTTAAATCATTATTGATTTTTATGCTGTTGTTTTTCGGAAACAATACTCTTTTATCTCAGGAAAAAAAACTCAAAAAAGCCAAAGAACAATACGATAAGTACCAATATATTGATGCACAAGAAACGTATCTTAAAGTAGCTAGAAAAGGATATAAGAGTGCAGATCTTTTTATGAATCTGGGAGATAGTTATTATTTTAATAGCCAGTTTGAAGAGGCACTAAAATGGTATGAAGAATTAGTAAATTCTTATCCCGATCAAGTCCAACCCGAATACTACTTTAGATACGCACAAACACTAAAAACTGTAGAGAGATACGAGGATTCTGATACATACATGCAAAAATTTGCAGCCGCTAATGGTAATGATTTACGCGCAAAATTATTTTTAGACGGATCTGATTATCTAAAACGGATCGATTTTCAATCGGGTAGATTTGAAATAGAAAATGCATCAGTAAATTCTTCTTTTGTTGAGTTTGGAACTGCTTTTTATGGAAAAAATATAGTTTTTAGCTCATCTAGAGATACGCTAACATTTAAAAAAACTATTCACCAATGGAATGGAGAGGCTTTCTTAAATCTTTTTGAAGCAACATATGACTCGGTAAATAGTAATTTTTCGAAAATTAAAAGGTTTGATCGAAAAATAAATTCTAAATTTCATGAATCAACACCTGTTTTTACAAAAGATACACGAACTATTTACTTTACAAGAAATAATTTTGAAGAAGGAAAACTAGGCCGTGATCAAAGAGGAACAAATAAGTTAAAAATATATCGTTCCTATAAAAATCCTGAAGGAGGATGGACAACGCCGCAAAATTTACCATTTAATAGTGACGAGTATTCTGTTGCGCACCCTACATTAAGTAGTGATGAAAAAACATTGTATTTTTCATCAGATATGCCTGGAGGAAAAGGACTCTCTGATTTATATGAAGTGGCTATTAATGGTGATGGTAGTTTTGGAGAACCAAAAAATTTGGGAGATAGAATTAACACAGAAGGAAAAGAAACCTTCCCGTTTATAGGAGCAGACAACGAGTTATATTTTTCGTCTGATGGGCATATGGGCTTAGGGGGATTAGATGTATACGTTACAAAGGTTAATCCGCAAACAGATAAAGAAAAATTAGTAGTAAATGTTGGTAGGCCTATTAATGGGCCTAAAGATGATTTTGCATTTATAATTGATGAAAATATCAAGAAAGGATATTTTTCGTCCAATCGTGAAGGAGGAAAAGGAAGCGATGATATTTATAGCTTTGTAGAACTAGAAGATTTAAAAGATTTCTGTGAGACTACAATTGCAGGATTGGTTAGCGATAAAGATACTAATGAATTACTACCAGGGACCAAAGTCTCTCTATATGATAGTAATAACGATTTAATACAAAGTTTTGTTGTGGGTGATGAAGCTACCTATTCACAACTGGTAGAATGTGAATCCAGCTACTTTGTGCGAGCAGAGAAAGAGGAATACAATACTTTGGAGAAACTTGTGAATACGTCGGATAAATCCCAAACTATGGATACTCCACTTGCACTAGAAAAGAAAATTAAAACTGCAGATGTAGGAGACGATTTAACAAAGATATTAGCGCTTAAACCGATTTATTTTAATTTTAATGGATACACAATACGTTCTGATGCAAAAATAGAACTGGCAAAAGTAATTGAAGTGATGAATCAGTACGCTAATATGAAACTAGAAATAAGAGCGCATACAGATAGCCATGGAGAAGATCAATACAACTTATATTTATCTGAAAAAAGAGCCGAAGCTACTGTAAATTATATGATCGATAATGGTATATCTGCAGATCGATTAATAGGAAAAGGATATGGAGAAACCCAATTGGTTAATGACTGCGGTAATGAATCGAATTGCGAGAAAGATAAACATCAATTAAATAGACGAAGTGAATTTATTATTATTAAATAA
- the idi gene encoding isopentenyl-diphosphate Delta-isomerase translates to MEEEEKVILVNENDEQIGLMPKLEAHQKAVLHRAFSVFIMNSKNELMLQQRAHHKYHSPGLWTNTCCSHQREGETNVEAGIRRLQEEMGFTTSLKDSVSFIYKAPFDNGLTEHEYDHVLLGKYEEDPVINPEEVVNWKWMPIEAVKHDIVVRPERYTEWFKIIFEKFYSHITL, encoded by the coding sequence ATGGAAGAAGAAGAAAAAGTTATTCTGGTTAATGAAAATGACGAGCAAATCGGGTTGATGCCTAAACTAGAAGCACATCAGAAAGCTGTATTGCATAGAGCCTTTTCGGTATTTATTATGAATAGTAAAAACGAATTAATGCTTCAGCAAAGAGCGCATCATAAATACCATTCACCAGGTTTATGGACAAATACATGCTGTAGCCACCAAAGAGAAGGAGAAACTAATGTAGAAGCAGGAATACGAAGATTACAAGAAGAAATGGGGTTTACCACTTCATTAAAAGATTCTGTTTCGTTTATATATAAAGCTCCTTTTGATAATGGACTTACCGAACATGAATATGACCATGTGTTATTAGGAAAGTATGAAGAAGATCCTGTTATTAACCCAGAAGAAGTAGTCAATTGGAAATGGATGCCTATAGAAGCTGTGAAACATGATATAGTAGTACGTCCCGAACGATATACAGAATGGTTTAAAATCATTTTTGAAAAATTTTATTCGCACATAACCTTATGA
- a CDS encoding 6-pyruvoyl trahydropterin synthase family protein yields MRIKACRKAHFNAAHRLYRKDWSDEKNLQIFGKCSNPKYHGHNYELIVAVIGEIDPETGFLMDLKILKEYIKTEVEDYMDHKNLNEEVEEFKSLNPTVENIAFVIWHRLRKKIASQYDIEVTLYETPRNFVIYNGE; encoded by the coding sequence ATGAGGATTAAAGCATGTAGAAAAGCTCATTTTAATGCAGCACATCGATTATATAGAAAGGATTGGAGTGACGAAAAAAACCTTCAAATATTCGGCAAGTGTAGCAATCCGAAATATCACGGCCATAATTACGAACTTATCGTAGCTGTAATAGGAGAGATTGATCCAGAAACAGGTTTTTTGATGGATCTTAAGATCTTAAAAGAATACATTAAAACCGAAGTCGAGGACTATATGGATCATAAAAATCTTAACGAAGAAGTAGAAGAGTTTAAGAGTTTAAATCCTACTGTAGAAAATATAGCCTTTGTAATATGGCATAGATTACGTAAAAAGATAGCTTCGCAATACGATATTGAAGTTACTTTATACGAAACTCCTCGCAATTTTGTAATCTATAATGGAGAATAA
- a CDS encoding peroxiredoxin, with product MGLQVGDKVPEFIATNDKGEHFLSSGIIGKKPLVLYFYPKNFTPGCTKEACNFRDNYVDFENLGVEVIGISADSIKSHTRFKSSYKLPFMFLSDSNGELRKLFGVKSELLGLLPGRETYVIDEKGIIQLKFNSMKASEHVNKALEKIKEIVNK from the coding sequence ATGGGACTACAAGTAGGTGATAAGGTTCCTGAATTTATCGCTACTAATGATAAAGGAGAACATTTTTTGAGTTCTGGTATTATCGGGAAAAAGCCCTTGGTGCTTTATTTTTATCCTAAAAACTTCACTCCCGGTTGTACAAAAGAAGCCTGTAACTTTAGGGATAATTATGTAGATTTTGAAAATCTTGGTGTAGAAGTGATAGGCATAAGTGCCGATAGTATAAAATCACACACAAGATTTAAGAGCTCATACAAACTTCCTTTTATGTTTTTGTCTGACTCTAATGGTGAATTAAGAAAACTTTTTGGTGTGAAATCAGAATTGTTGGGATTACTACCAGGAAGAGAAACCTACGTGATAGATGAAAAAGGAATTATACAACTAAAATTTAATAGCATGAAAGCCTCAGAACATGTAAATAAAGCACTAGAAAAAATAAAAGAAATAGTAAACAAGTAA
- a CDS encoding DUF4369 domain-containing protein yields the protein MKYFSILLLLTVLLTNCSSPTKEGNVTVIGNIKGLKKGIVYLQKIQDTLLVNVDSVSIDGNSEFVLTSEVKEPEIHYLYLDKNDGKQYNDRIDFFVEPGEITITTNLIDFENDVKIKGGKNQEKYTEYKKMLKRFNERNLRIIKEDFEASKQKDDEKLIENDKAYKNLMRQKYLYTINFAVTNRKLEVAPYITLNEVFDANIKFLDTVARSLSPKVKKSLYGKQLIKYIDDRKAKEAEVKANTEE from the coding sequence ATGAAGTATTTTTCTATTCTATTATTATTAACTGTATTATTAACGAATTGCAGTTCACCTACTAAGGAAGGGAATGTAACAGTAATAGGTAACATCAAAGGATTAAAAAAAGGAATCGTATACTTACAAAAAATACAGGATACACTATTGGTGAATGTAGACTCTGTAAGCATCGATGGTAATTCTGAATTTGTACTTACATCCGAGGTTAAAGAACCCGAAATTCATTATCTATACCTTGATAAAAATGATGGAAAACAATATAATGATCGTATCGACTTTTTTGTAGAACCGGGAGAGATCACTATAACCACTAATTTAATTGATTTTGAAAATGATGTAAAAATAAAGGGTGGAAAAAATCAAGAGAAGTATACTGAATACAAAAAAATGCTTAAAAGATTCAATGAAAGAAATCTTAGGATCATCAAAGAAGATTTTGAAGCCAGTAAACAAAAAGATGATGAAAAACTCATTGAAAATGATAAGGCATACAAAAATTTAATGCGTCAAAAATATCTATATACTATTAATTTTGCTGTAACAAACAGAAAATTAGAAGTAGCCCCTTATATCACACTTAATGAAGTTTTTGATGCCAACATAAAATTTTTGGATACAGTTGCCAGATCTTTAAGTCCTAAGGTAAAAAAATCATTATACGGGAAGCAATTGATCAAGTATATTGATGATCGTAAGGCTAAAGAAGCAGAAGTAAAGGCTAATACAGAAGAATAA
- a CDS encoding DUF819 domain-containing protein, with product MENVPFFTNDTIVFGILMLCLGLVFYTSSIHNNFWKTFYKFVPALLLCYLLPAIFNSLGIISPAWKELNAEGVLVEKSSNVYYVASRFLLPASLVLMTLSIDLKSIFNLGPKALIMFLTGTLGVIIGGPIAILLISLVSPETVGGAGFDAIWRGLSTLAGSWIGGGANQAAMLEIYQYNPEKYGGMVLVDIVVANIWMAILLLGIGKSDKIDRWLKADNSAIEALKQKVSSYAESVTRTPSLSDYIIMLSIAFTVVGIAHWGAAGISNLLSDNFEIFNDKSSALSSFTSKFFWMITIATAIGILLSYTKVKQYEGAGASKLGSVFIYILVATIGMKMDIGKIFENPGLIAIGLVWMAIHVFLLIGVAKLIKAPYFFLAVGSKANIGGAASAPVVAAAFHPSLATVGVLLAVFGYVVGTYGALLCTILMQIASGS from the coding sequence ATGGAGAACGTTCCTTTTTTTACAAATGACACTATAGTTTTTGGGATTTTAATGCTTTGTTTGGGGTTAGTTTTTTATACTTCTTCTATTCACAATAATTTTTGGAAAACCTTCTATAAGTTTGTTCCTGCACTATTACTTTGTTATTTATTACCTGCTATATTCAACTCATTAGGAATCATTTCTCCGGCATGGAAAGAACTAAATGCAGAAGGAGTATTAGTAGAAAAATCTTCTAATGTGTATTATGTTGCCAGTAGGTTTTTACTCCCTGCTTCTTTGGTGTTAATGACATTAAGTATAGATCTTAAAAGTATTTTTAATTTAGGTCCAAAAGCATTAATTATGTTTTTAACAGGCACCCTTGGTGTTATCATTGGTGGTCCAATTGCAATTCTACTCATCTCTCTGGTTTCACCAGAAACTGTTGGCGGAGCTGGATTTGACGCCATTTGGAGAGGGTTATCTACATTAGCAGGTAGTTGGATTGGTGGAGGAGCAAATCAAGCTGCTATGCTAGAAATTTATCAATATAATCCCGAAAAATATGGAGGAATGGTATTGGTTGATATTGTAGTTGCTAATATATGGATGGCTATATTATTATTGGGTATTGGCAAGAGTGATAAAATTGACCGTTGGTTAAAAGCAGACAATAGTGCCATCGAAGCGTTAAAGCAAAAAGTATCTAGTTATGCAGAAAGCGTAACCCGAACCCCTTCTCTATCGGATTATATCATTATGCTTTCTATTGCATTCACTGTAGTAGGGATTGCACATTGGGGAGCAGCAGGAATCTCTAATTTATTATCTGATAACTTTGAAATCTTTAACGACAAGAGTTCTGCATTATCCTCGTTTACTTCTAAATTTTTCTGGATGATTACCATCGCTACTGCAATTGGAATTCTGTTATCATACACCAAAGTTAAACAATATGAAGGAGCAGGAGCCAGTAAACTAGGAAGTGTCTTTATTTATATTCTGGTAGCTACTATAGGCATGAAAATGGATATCGGTAAGATTTTCGAAAACCCGGGACTTATTGCCATCGGACTTGTTTGGATGGCTATACATGTCTTCCTTCTTATTGGAGTAGCCAAATTGATCAAAGCTCCTTACTTTTTTCTTGCTGTAGGTAGTAAAGCTAATATAGGAGGAGCAGCATCTGCACCAGTAGTTGCAGCAGCATTTCACCCTTCACTGGCAACAGTAGGTGTATTGCTTGCCGTTTTTGGATATGTTGTAGGAACATACGGAGCCCTTTTATGTACCATTCTCATGCAAATAGCCTCTGGAAGCTAA
- a CDS encoding peptidase M61, with product MQRTIHTIKTLLFAFAISNLATSCKTTQLPVASTNVSTIRASIDLVNVKDDKVKVEIQIDNLNSDTISYYLPKIVPGTYQNNDFGKYVDDLKAFDHEGNSIDVQKYGDNRWKINNTKQLDKITYWVNDTYDSEDSHDVFSPTGSNIIKDKNFILNLYAFVGYFGGMKENKYKLFIKHPSFLEASASVEEILFDNAINTSKNDIDYFSFKRYADVVDNPIMYSSPDKASFKVNDIEILLSIYSKNKTHKAARIMPQMERMIRAQKDFLGDINSTKKYTILLYLSSSKSDDAQGFGALEHNTSTVVVLPESLSNKKLNEALTDVVSHEFFHIVTPLTIHSKEIHNFDYNSPKMSEHLWLYEGTTEYFSMLFQITQGLITKDEFFERIIGKIEASSSFDDSIAFTTMSKNILVDPYRNSYRNVYEKGALISMCLDIIMREKSDGVYGLLDLIKNLSVRYGINVPFDDKELIKAIEEDSYPEVSAFLQTHVMSNTPIDYEFYLNKAGVLYGTKNAPSSYFIFKQEPFVTGSEVTKEVIFTSDIPFNSFLKELGILEGDVLLSINKKEYNLNNIYDLFGDSNKWKIGDEITFRIKRNNKIMTLKSNVTKPTIEKIILEQDPKASEQQKMVLKKWIND from the coding sequence GTGCAAAGAACGATTCATACCATAAAAACCCTACTATTTGCATTTGCCATATCTAATTTGGCTACTAGTTGTAAGACTACACAACTACCGGTTGCATCAACAAATGTATCTACCATACGTGCTTCTATCGATCTTGTTAATGTAAAAGACGATAAAGTTAAAGTGGAAATCCAAATCGATAACTTAAATTCGGACACAATAAGTTACTACTTACCAAAAATTGTACCCGGTACTTATCAAAATAACGACTTTGGCAAATATGTTGACGATCTTAAAGCATTTGATCACGAGGGAAATTCTATTGATGTTCAAAAATATGGGGATAATCGTTGGAAAATAAATAACACCAAACAATTAGACAAAATCACCTACTGGGTAAATGACACTTACGATTCTGAGGATTCTCACGATGTTTTCTCTCCAACAGGATCTAATATTATAAAAGATAAAAATTTCATTTTAAATCTATATGCTTTTGTGGGGTACTTTGGCGGAATGAAAGAAAATAAATACAAGTTATTTATTAAACACCCTTCTTTTCTGGAAGCTTCAGCTTCGGTTGAAGAAATCCTTTTTGACAACGCAATAAATACTTCTAAAAACGATATCGATTATTTTTCTTTTAAAAGATACGCCGATGTAGTAGATAATCCTATCATGTACTCTAGTCCGGATAAAGCCAGTTTTAAGGTCAATGATATAGAAATACTTCTAAGTATTTATTCTAAAAACAAAACTCACAAAGCAGCAAGAATAATGCCTCAGATGGAGCGTATGATTAGAGCACAAAAGGATTTTCTTGGTGATATTAACTCAACAAAAAAGTATACTATATTGCTATATCTATCCTCTTCAAAATCTGATGATGCACAAGGATTTGGAGCTCTGGAACATAATACCTCTACAGTAGTTGTATTGCCAGAATCACTATCTAATAAAAAACTTAATGAAGCACTTACCGATGTTGTTTCTCATGAGTTTTTTCATATTGTAACACCATTAACCATTCATTCTAAAGAAATCCATAATTTTGATTATAACAGTCCAAAAATGTCTGAACATTTGTGGCTATATGAAGGTACTACAGAGTATTTTTCGATGCTATTCCAAATTACACAAGGGCTTATTACAAAGGATGAATTTTTTGAACGAATTATTGGTAAGATTGAAGCATCCTCTTCTTTTGATGATTCTATAGCTTTTACAACTATGAGTAAAAACATTTTGGTCGATCCTTATCGCAATAGCTACAGAAATGTTTATGAGAAAGGAGCGTTAATTTCTATGTGTCTGGATATCATAATGCGAGAAAAAAGTGATGGAGTTTATGGATTACTTGATCTTATAAAAAACTTATCGGTTCGATATGGTATTAATGTCCCTTTTGATGATAAAGAACTTATTAAAGCTATAGAAGAAGATTCATATCCAGAAGTGAGTGCATTTTTACAAACACATGTTATGAGCAATACTCCTATTGACTATGAATTTTATCTTAATAAAGCTGGAGTACTTTATGGAACAAAGAATGCACCTTCTTCTTATTTTATTTTTAAACAAGAACCTTTTGTAACTGGTTCTGAAGTTACTAAAGAAGTTATTTTTACATCAGATATCCCATTTAACAGCTTTTTAAAAGAACTTGGGATTTTAGAAGGAGATGTTTTGCTTAGCATTAACAAAAAAGAATATAACCTTAATAATATATATGATCTGTTTGGTGATTCTAATAAATGGAAAATTGGAGACGAAATTACATTTAGAATTAAGCGTAACAATAAAATAATGACACTCAAGTCCAATGTAACCAAACCTACTATAGAGAAGATAATTTTAGAACAAGATCCAAAGGCTTCAGAACAACAAAAGATGGTATTAAAAAAATGGATTAATGACTAG